One Methylosinus sp. C49 DNA segment encodes these proteins:
- a CDS encoding DinB family protein, which yields MISPAFAQKMARYNAWQNESLYAAADTLSDEARRADRGAFFKSIHGTLNHLLWADTMWMCRVAGGPNPNVPLGESASFRTDWAALKEERAAMDSRLIAWADALDAAALDGDFSWYSGALQAQIAKPRKLIVAHIFNHQTHHRGQVHAMLTPAGARPQDTDLIFM from the coding sequence ATGATCTCCCCCGCCTTCGCGCAGAAAATGGCGCGTTATAACGCCTGGCAGAATGAGAGCCTCTACGCCGCGGCCGATACGCTCTCCGATGAAGCGCGGCGCGCCGATCGCGGCGCCTTCTTCAAATCGATCCACGGCACGCTCAATCATCTGCTCTGGGCCGATACGATGTGGATGTGCCGCGTCGCCGGCGGGCCGAACCCCAATGTTCCTCTGGGGGAATCGGCGTCTTTCCGCACAGATTGGGCGGCGTTGAAGGAGGAGCGCGCGGCGATGGATTCGCGGCTGATCGCCTGGGCCGATGCGCTCGACGCGGCGGCGCTCGATGGCGATTTTTCCTGGTATTCTGGCGCTTTGCAGGCGCAGATCGCCAAGCCGCGCAAGCTCATCGTCGCCCATATCTTCAACCACCAGACCCATCATCGCGGACAGGTCCATGCGATGCTGACCCCAGCCGGCGCGCGGCCGCAGGATACGGATCTGATCTTCATGTGA
- a CDS encoding type II toxin-antitoxin system MqsR family toxin, which yields MSEKRKPSHDLARFKQICGDPDRLTITRAALTSAARLGFGRIEIAATIRSMERRHFYKSMTSFADHRQWQDVYRAPSSAGVIYVKFTDDVVTEFILLSFKEKDDG from the coding sequence ATGTCCGAGAAACGGAAGCCGTCGCATGACCTCGCGCGCTTCAAGCAAATTTGTGGCGATCCGGATCGGCTGACGATCACCCGCGCGGCGCTGACCTCTGCGGCGCGCCTCGGCTTCGGACGTATCGAGATCGCTGCGACAATTCGGAGCATGGAGCGACGGCACTTTTACAAGTCGATGACGTCCTTCGCCGATCATCGTCAATGGCAGGACGTCTATCGCGCCCCGTCGTCCGCGGGCGTGATCTATGTAAAGTTTACCGACGATGTCGTGACCGAATTCATTCTGTTGTCGTTCAAGGAGAAAGACGATGGATGA
- a CDS encoding type II toxin-antitoxin system MqsA family antitoxin, with amino-acid sequence MDERISPLTGRTLKRDVRPLELRYKESSVRIDMPGWYGEDDEDALHSGEDMKVSDRALCRLKARAEGLLQAEDIRRIRKKLGLTQKRASEIIGGGANAFQKYEAGDILVSRAMSNLLLLLDRQPDLLKVIEETGGEASAA; translated from the coding sequence ATGGATGAGCGTATATCGCCATTGACGGGTCGGACTCTGAAGCGAGACGTCCGGCCTTTGGAGCTGCGCTACAAAGAGTCCTCCGTCCGCATAGATATGCCCGGCTGGTATGGCGAGGATGATGAGGACGCGCTGCATTCCGGCGAGGATATGAAGGTCTCCGATCGCGCCCTGTGCCGCTTGAAGGCGCGCGCCGAAGGTTTGCTGCAGGCCGAGGACATCCGCCGCATCCGCAAGAAGCTCGGCCTCACGCAAAAGCGCGCTAGCGAAATTATCGGCGGCGGCGCCAACGCCTTTCAAAAATACGAGGCCGGAGACATTCTCGTCAGCCGGGCGATGAGCAATCTCCTTCTTCTGCTGGATCGCCAGCCGGATTTG
- the aroC gene encoding chorismate synthase has translation MSHNSFGHLFRITTFGESHGPALGVVVDGCPPGLELTEAEIQLFLDKRRPGQSRFTTQRQEPDAVKILSGVFADSAGRQVTTGTPIALLIENTDQRSKDYGDIAEKYRPGHADYAYDAKYGIRDYRGGGRSSARETAARVAAGAVARKVLAGVAIRGALVQIGPHKIDRTRFDWAEVEKNQLFCPDAETAKLWADYLDGVRKSGSSIGAVIEVVAEGVPAGWGAPIYGKLDSDLASALMSINAVKGVEIGAGFAAAELSGEANADEMRAGPDGKPEFLSNQAGGVLGGISTGQPIVARFAVKPTSSILTPRRTIDRKGQETEIVTKGRHDPCVGIRAVPVGEAMMAIVLADHFLRHRGQVGG, from the coding sequence ATGTCCCACAATAGTTTCGGCCATCTCTTCCGCATCACCACCTTCGGCGAGAGCCATGGGCCGGCGCTCGGCGTCGTCGTCGACGGCTGCCCGCCGGGGCTGGAACTGACCGAGGCCGAGATTCAGCTCTTTCTCGACAAGCGCCGCCCCGGCCAGTCGCGCTTCACCACGCAGCGGCAGGAGCCGGATGCGGTGAAGATTCTCTCCGGCGTCTTCGCCGATTCCGCGGGCCGCCAAGTAACGACCGGGACGCCGATCGCGCTGCTGATCGAGAACACCGACCAGCGCTCAAAGGATTATGGCGATATCGCCGAGAAATACCGCCCCGGCCACGCCGATTACGCCTATGACGCGAAATATGGAATTCGCGATTATCGCGGCGGCGGCCGCTCCTCGGCGCGCGAGACGGCCGCGCGCGTCGCCGCGGGCGCCGTGGCGCGCAAAGTGCTCGCCGGCGTCGCCATACGCGGCGCACTGGTGCAGATCGGCCCGCATAAAATCGACCGCACTCGCTTCGACTGGGCGGAGGTGGAGAAGAACCAGCTGTTCTGCCCGGATGCGGAGACTGCGAAGCTCTGGGCCGATTATCTCGACGGCGTGCGCAAATCCGGCTCGTCTATCGGGGCGGTGATCGAGGTGGTGGCCGAAGGCGTGCCCGCCGGCTGGGGCGCGCCCATCTATGGCAAGCTCGACTCCGATCTCGCCAGCGCCCTCATGTCGATCAACGCTGTGAAGGGGGTGGAGATCGGCGCCGGCTTCGCCGCGGCCGAGCTCTCCGGCGAAGCCAACGCCGATGAGATGCGCGCCGGGCCAGACGGCAAGCCCGAGTTCCTCTCCAATCAGGCCGGCGGCGTGCTCGGCGGCATATCGACCGGCCAGCCGATCGTCGCGCGTTTCGCGGTCAAGCCCACCTCCTCGATACTGACGCCGCGCCGCACCATCGACCGCAAAGGACAGGAGACGGAGATCGTCACCAAAGGCCGCCACGACCCCTGCGTCGGCATTCGCGCCGTGCCGGTGGGCGAGGCGATGATGGCGATTGTGCTGGCAGACCATTTCCTGCGGCACAGGGGGCAGGTGGGCGGCTAG